The proteins below are encoded in one region of Rana temporaria chromosome 2, aRanTem1.1, whole genome shotgun sequence:
- the LOC120927147 gene encoding mucin-1-like, whose protein sequence is MAGIEALFAQLRAEAAVRGEDWLQRQLGTLLPQNGAASGAAPSGPNHTGQDIIQSGGEAALSGPSHTGRGTARSRSSRPPRRYSPSPSPGQQRSEGGRNRAPSGPPAKRAAAPATGVIEGPAGGTRSTQGQRGGRPGGSGTAAVPARRVEQVETGPVSRPRREGSQITVASPSAATAGHLQEDRSRVTPGRKAPAKSAHGSRARRESESGPGPSAAGTELPGGSSSGEEGLCEDQSDGELSGSEEEVVPRTVPTARDSRRSADGIASTQPGTGPLLVWILGHSYVVRGEKRAEARPTGRQLGISRQEARVRWLGVPGMLWSRVVPEVHKWARLDRPPDVLVIHAGGNDLGVRSMLEIARDIKFDFQRLRLSFPETVVVWSDMVARTSWRMARSVDAVNRARRKLNRNVGRFVLRNGGLVVRHPELEVDPWRYLRSDGVHLTDVGIDMWALRLEEGVQQAMRVWRCARR, encoded by the exons ATGGCAGGGATTGAAGCCCTGTTTGCACAGCTTAGGGCTGAGGCGGCGGTGCGGGGGGAGGACTGGCTGCAGCGTCAGCTGGGGACACTTCTCCCTCAGAACGGGGCAgcaagcggcgcggcgccgtcgggGCCTAACCACACGGGCCAGGACATTATTCAGAGCGGTGGGGAAGCAGCGCTATCGGGGCCCAGTCACACCGGCCGGGGGACCGCGCGGTCGCGCTCGTCGCGCCCCCCCCGCAGATATTCACCCAGCCCATCCCCTGGTCAGCAGCGGTCGGAAGGCGGCAGGAACAGGGCCCCATCGGGCCCCCCCGCAAAGCGTGCGGCGGCGCCGGCTACGGGGGTCATTGAGGGCCCGGCAGGGGGGACCAGGAGCAcccaaggacagagggggggacggCCGGGGGGCTCAGGTACGGCGGCCGTGCCCGCCCGACGTGTGGAGCAGGTGGAGACGGGCCCGGTCAGCAGGCCTCGGCGAGAGGGATCCCAGATTACGGTGGCTAGCCCCTCAGCTGCTACGGCTGGCCACTTGCAGGAAGACCGCAGCAGAGTTACGCCTGGCAGGAAAGCGCCGGCAAAATCCGCTCACGGGTCCAGGGCCCGCAGGGAGAGcgaatccggccctgggccttCGGCCGCCGGGACCGAGCTGCCCGGGGGGTCATCATCGGGGGAAGAGGGGCTGTGCGAGGACCAGTCGGATGGGGAGCTGTCCGGTTCGGAGGAGGAGGTCGTGCCCAGGACGGTGCCTACAGCGAGGGATTCCAGACGAtcggctgatgggattgcttccacgcagcccg GTACTGGACCTTTGTTGGTCTGGATTTTGGGCCACTCTTACGTGGTTCGGGGGGAAAAACGGGCGGAGGCGCGCCCGACCGGTCGGCAACTGGGGATTTCGAGACAGGAGGCGAGGGTACGGTGGTTGGGGGTACCCGGGATGTTATGGAGCAGAGTTGTGCCGGAGGTTCACAAATGGGCACGTTTGGACAGACCTCCGGATGTGCTAGTGATTCATGCTGGGGGCAATGATCTTGGGGTGAGATCTATGCTGGAGATAGCGCGGGATATTAAATTCGACTTTCAGCGGCTCCGGTTGTCTTTCCCGGAGACGGTAGTGGTGTGGTCGGACATGGTGGCTAGGACATCGTGGAGGATGGCGAGGTCGGTAGACGCGGTGAATCGTGCGCGCAGGAAGCTCAACAGGAATGTGGGGCGTTTTGTGCTAAGGAACGGGGGGCTGGTGGTTCGGCACCCGGAATTGGAGGTTGACCCTTGGCGTTACCTCAGGAGTGATGGTGTTCACCTCACggacgtggggattgacatgtgggcTTTGCgcctagaggagggggtacaacaagcaatgagggtgtggaggtgcgcccGAAGGTAA